A single genomic interval of Tursiops truncatus isolate mTurTru1 chromosome 1, mTurTru1.mat.Y, whole genome shotgun sequence harbors:
- the LOC109551057 gene encoding solute carrier family 35 member E2B isoform X7 — protein sequence MSASAKPAALAELAPGPGEKPGGRPLLAWGPVFGHRSEKIAFGQSEGGPDEQVLTVTVTETTVIEADLGVWGARALIYLTLWFFFSFCTLFLNKYILSLLEGEPSMLGAVQMLSTTLIGCVKIFVPCCLYQHKTRLSYPPNFIMTMLFVGLMRFATVVLGLVSLKNVAVSFAETVKSSAPIFTVILSRTVLGEHTGLLVNLSLIPVMGGLALCTATEMSFNFLGFSAALSTNIMDCLQNVFSKKLLSGDKYRFSAAELQFYTSAAAVAMLVPAWIFFMDLPVIGRNARSFRYSQDVLLLLLADGVLFHLQSVTAYALMGRISPVTFSVASTVKHALSVWLSVIVFGNRVTSLSAVGTVLVTAGVLLYNKAKQQQREAMQSLAAATSQSPDSSPEPLLPPDPRPHH from the exons ATGTCGGCATCCGCTAAGCCCGCGGCCCTGGCAGAGCTGGCTCCGGGCCCCGGTGAGAAGCCGGGGGGACGGCCGCTCCTGGCCTGGGGCCCCGTGTTTGGCCACCGGAGTGAGAAGATCGCATTTGGCCAGAGCGAAGGTGGCCCCGACGAGCAGGTGCTCACGGTCACCGTCACCGAGACAACCGTCATCGAGGCGGACCTGGGCGTGTGGGGTGCCCGCGCCCTCATCTACCTCACACTCTGGTTCTTCTTCAGCTTCTGCACCCTGTTTCTCAACAAGTACATCCTGTCCCTTCTGGAAGGGGAGCCCAGCATGCTAG GGGCCGTGCAGATGCTGTCAACCACGCTCATCGGCTGTGTTAAAATATTTGTTCCCTGCTGTTTGTATCAGCACAAAACCCGGCTTTCTTACCCTCCCAACTTCATCATGACCATGTTGTTCGTGGGTCTCATGAG GTTTGCAACAGTGGTTTTGGGTCTGGTCAGCCTGAAAAATGTGGCGGTGTCCTTTGCTGAGACGGTGAAGAGCTCGGCCCCCATCTTCACTGTGATCCTGTCCCGGACCGTCCTGGGGGAGCACACCG GGCTGCTGGTCAACCTCTCGCTCATCCCTGTCATGGGCGGCCTGGCGCTGTGCACGGCCACTGAGATGAGCTTCAACTTCCTGGGGTTTTCGGCCGCCTTGTCCACCAACATCATGGACTG tTTGCAGAACGTTTTCTCCAAAAAGCTCCTCAGCGGGGACAAATATAGGTTCTC GGCCGCGGAGCTGCAGTTCTACACCAGTGCAGCAGCCGTGGCCATGCTCGTCCCGGCCTGGATCTTCTTCATG GACTTGCCGGTGATCGGGAGGAACGCGAGGAGCTTCCGCTACAGCCAGGAcgtgctgcttctgctgctggcGGACGGCGTCCTCTTCCACCTGCAGAGCGTCACAGCCTACGCCCTCATGGGGAGGATCTCTCCCGTGACCTTCAG TGTCGCCAGCACCGTCAAGCACGCCCTGTCCGTCTGGCTCAGCGTCATCGTTTTCGGCAACAGGGTCACCAGCCTGTCAGCCGTGGGCACCGTGCTGGTGACAGCCGGAGTCCTGCTCTACAACAAGGCCAAGCAGCAGCAGCGGGAGGCCATGCAGAGCCTGGCTGCGGCCACCAGCCAGTCCCCAGACAGCAGCCCTGAGCCGCTGCTCCCCCCGGACCCCCGGCCACACCACTGA